In a single window of the Verrucomicrobiota bacterium genome:
- a CDS encoding rhodanese-like domain-containing protein, with protein MSQSDINTIPAASLEGRHLDSLQFIDVRTPAEYRAVHAQFARLLPLEDINAKSIYEKTGFTPDQPVYLLCQSGKRATSAAQKLVASGVENCFVIEGGTNAWVTAGLPTIRGKGVISLERQVRISAGSLILVGVLLGWFVCPWFFLLSGFVGCGLIFAGVTDWCGMALLLAKMPWNK; from the coding sequence ATGAGCCAATCTGATATTAATACAATTCCCGCCGCATCCCTTGAGGGTCGTCATCTTGATTCCCTACAATTTATCGATGTTCGCACCCCAGCGGAATACCGTGCTGTCCATGCGCAATTTGCCCGTCTACTCCCCCTCGAAGATATCAATGCCAAATCCATTTATGAAAAAACCGGATTCACCCCGGATCAACCTGTTTATCTCCTTTGCCAGTCGGGTAAAAGGGCTACGTCCGCAGCGCAAAAACTGGTGGCCTCGGGTGTGGAAAATTGTTTTGTTATTGAAGGTGGCACAAATGCCTGGGTGACAGCCGGACTCCCTACAATACGGGGCAAAGGGGTTATTTCACTCGAACGCCAAGTCCGGATCAGCGCAGGATCATTGATTCTCGTAGGAGTGCTCCTTGGCTGGTTTGTGTGCCCTTGGTTTTTCTTACTCAGCGGATTTGTCGGCTGCGGCTTGATCTTTGCCGGGGTCACCGACTGGTGCGGGATGGCCCTGCTTCTGGCAAAAATGCCTTGGAATAAATAA
- a CDS encoding KUP/HAK/KT family potassium transporter — translation MEAKTKTRGILTAIAALGVVFGDIGTSPLYTFQAALGTIKNPTPADVVGIVSLIVWALFVIVTLKYVFLVMRADYRGEGGVFALLALLDQKLKRLPEKGLPIYALVLLFGAALLLGDGTITPAISVLSALEGLVTIHPDFSHYVVPSTVLILVLLFSVQRIGTGKLGAVFGWVMILWFFTLALTGLLWVIREPAVLAALNPLNAIRVVYILGPGSLVLLGTVVLAVTGVEALYADMGHFGRKAIARAWHWIALPALVLNYMGQGALSMKSVGCSPDNPFFELVPKGSLTIALVILSTAATVIASQALISGVFSLTAQAQELRFLPKFMILHTSDKERGQVYVPAVNFILGATCILLVMTFRSSDNLAAAYGLAVTGTMVVTTLIFGRVTRVCWGWPLWKTLLITGALLIFELPFLISCLTKIPEGGYFPLVVAGVIMIVMLTWYRGRAIIFRMMATSRNQPEELATVLDDPQTLKPRGQLTLISSSPKPLYGTARAFEYLHRGGALREQVVLMSLVGAMEPVVDVKNTVEVKCYSPRLWHVIASYGYMQEPHALEILEQASLLSEGKISAPGIDSYFLLPREIIVEYTGSKMPRWQRSLFGFFSRIVSHGPDYYYIPQGHIMEFTWTMRA, via the coding sequence ATGGAGGCAAAAACTAAAACGCGCGGGATATTGACTGCGATTGCGGCTCTGGGCGTTGTTTTTGGTGATATCGGTACGAGCCCCCTTTATACATTCCAGGCAGCCTTGGGAACGATTAAAAATCCCACTCCTGCTGATGTCGTGGGGATCGTCTCACTGATTGTCTGGGCACTTTTCGTGATAGTGACATTAAAATATGTATTTCTGGTGATGCGGGCGGATTACCGTGGGGAGGGTGGCGTATTTGCCTTACTGGCCTTACTCGACCAGAAATTAAAAAGACTTCCGGAAAAAGGGTTACCCATCTATGCATTGGTTTTGTTATTCGGGGCGGCTTTATTACTGGGAGATGGGACGATTACCCCGGCCATTTCGGTCTTAAGTGCCCTTGAGGGACTAGTGACGATCCATCCCGATTTTTCCCATTATGTTGTTCCTTCGACCGTCCTTATCCTTGTATTACTCTTTAGTGTTCAACGCATAGGGACCGGTAAGCTGGGAGCTGTTTTTGGGTGGGTGATGATATTATGGTTTTTCACCCTAGCGCTCACGGGGCTCCTGTGGGTGATTCGTGAACCGGCTGTTTTAGCTGCATTAAATCCCTTGAATGCCATCCGAGTGGTTTATATTTTGGGACCGGGTTCATTAGTTTTATTAGGAACGGTGGTTCTCGCTGTGACGGGTGTGGAGGCCCTTTATGCGGACATGGGGCATTTTGGACGAAAAGCAATCGCGAGGGCATGGCATTGGATTGCCCTCCCGGCTTTGGTGCTGAATTACATGGGGCAGGGGGCCCTTTCGATGAAGAGCGTGGGCTGTTCACCCGATAACCCGTTTTTCGAATTGGTTCCAAAGGGATCACTGACGATTGCCTTGGTCATTCTTTCCACCGCTGCCACTGTTATAGCTTCCCAAGCCCTGATTTCCGGCGTCTTTTCGCTTACCGCTCAAGCGCAGGAATTGCGGTTCCTCCCGAAATTCATGATTCTCCATACCAGTGACAAGGAAAGGGGACAAGTTTATGTACCAGCGGTGAATTTTATTCTGGGGGCGACATGTATTTTATTGGTGATGACATTTCGGAGTAGCGATAATCTGGCGGCTGCTTATGGGCTCGCTGTGACTGGGACGATGGTGGTGACGACTTTGATTTTCGGTCGGGTGACGAGGGTTTGTTGGGGTTGGCCCTTGTGGAAAACATTACTGATCACAGGTGCTTTACTTATTTTCGAGCTGCCTTTCCTGATTTCATGTCTGACAAAAATCCCGGAAGGCGGTTATTTTCCGCTTGTGGTTGCGGGCGTGATTATGATTGTCATGCTTACTTGGTACCGGGGTCGGGCAATCATTTTCCGGATGATGGCTACGAGCCGGAATCAACCCGAGGAATTGGCAACAGTTCTGGACGATCCACAGACTTTGAAGCCCCGGGGGCAATTAACACTGATTTCGTCCAGCCCAAAACCCCTTTATGGGACTGCACGGGCCTTTGAATACCTTCACCGTGGAGGGGCATTACGTGAGCAAGTTGTCTTGATGAGTCTGGTCGGGGCGATGGAACCCGTCGTCGATGTCAAAAATACCGTTGAGGTAAAATGTTATTCCCCCCGCCTCTGGCATGTGATCGCGAGTTACGGTTACATGCAGGAACCCCATGCGCTTGAGATCCTCGAGCAAGCCAGTTTATTGAGCGAGGGCAAAATCAGTGCACCGGGTATCGACTCGTATTTCCTTTTGCCCCGCGAGATTATTGTGGAATATACTGGCTCAAAAATGCCACGCTGGCAACGTTCACTCTTCGGTTTTTTCTCCCGAATAGTCAGTCATGGCCCGGATTATTATTACATCCCCCAAGGCCACATTATGGAATTCACCTGGACCATGCGCGCTTAG
- a CDS encoding aspartate aminotransferase family protein: MSFDIKEIVTSRLGENYDLHYKYVNRTLVKVHRTIGFDKVYAKAKGAYLYDMDGNDYLDFLSGYSTFNIGRNHPVLQKTIKDVLDMDLPNMVQMDCALLSGLLAEELIRRAPKHIDAVFFANSGTEAVEGAAKFARCATARPRILSMEGAYHGLSYGALSLTHNKYFKEGFGPFIPGFDSVPFDDLAALEYELKKGDVAAFIAEPVQGKTVKFPTGDFFPKALALCRKYGTLFISDEVQTGMGRTGKYYGFEHWNLEPDIITMAKSLSGGYVPCAAILTRREIYQKTFSSLDRCIVHSTTFGRNNLAMACGLASLRVMDDENLIENCAKMGDLIVEKLNALKSKHELIGEVRGKGLMIAVEFKEPTTFMLKTAWKLIHKLDKGLFAQMVVTTMLNGSRILSQVAAHNSDVMKILPPLIITEKEVDRFVQGLDDTLTECRKFPGPVWELGQNFFKAALQNKAQKEGKSDLVEA; the protein is encoded by the coding sequence ATGAGTTTTGATATCAAAGAAATTGTTACATCCCGTCTCGGTGAGAATTATGATCTCCACTATAAATACGTGAACCGGACTCTGGTCAAGGTGCACCGCACGATCGGTTTTGATAAAGTTTATGCCAAAGCCAAAGGCGCCTACCTCTACGACATGGACGGGAATGATTACCTCGATTTTTTGAGTGGCTACAGCACTTTTAATATCGGGAGGAACCACCCTGTCCTCCAAAAAACCATCAAGGACGTGCTGGACATGGATTTGCCGAATATGGTCCAGATGGATTGCGCCCTGCTCAGTGGGCTTTTGGCTGAGGAATTAATCCGCCGCGCTCCCAAACATATTGATGCTGTCTTTTTTGCAAATTCCGGCACGGAAGCCGTCGAGGGCGCTGCGAAATTCGCCCGCTGCGCCACGGCACGCCCGAGGATATTATCCATGGAAGGAGCCTACCACGGCCTCTCCTACGGTGCCTTGTCCCTGACCCATAATAAATATTTTAAGGAAGGTTTCGGCCCTTTTATTCCCGGATTTGACTCCGTGCCTTTTGACGATCTCGCCGCCCTCGAGTATGAACTCAAAAAAGGTGATGTCGCCGCTTTTATTGCTGAGCCCGTCCAAGGAAAAACCGTAAAATTCCCCACAGGCGACTTTTTCCCGAAAGCCCTCGCTCTCTGCCGGAAATACGGAACGCTCTTTATCTCAGATGAAGTGCAAACAGGCATGGGACGCACGGGTAAATATTACGGGTTTGAACACTGGAACCTTGAACCGGACATCATTACGATGGCCAAAAGCTTGAGTGGCGGTTACGTCCCCTGCGCCGCCATCCTGACCCGCCGCGAGATTTACCAGAAAACCTTTTCAAGCCTCGACCGTTGTATCGTTCACTCGACGACATTTGGGCGCAATAACCTCGCCATGGCTTGTGGCCTAGCCTCACTGCGCGTGATGGATGACGAAAACCTTATCGAAAATTGCGCAAAGATGGGCGACTTGATCGTCGAGAAACTCAATGCATTAAAATCTAAACACGAGTTAATCGGTGAAGTCCGCGGCAAAGGGCTCATGATCGCCGTGGAGTTCAAGGAACCCACCACTTTCATGCTTAAAACCGCATGGAAACTCATCCATAAACTTGATAAAGGCCTTTTTGCCCAAATGGTCGTCACGACCATGCTTAATGGGAGCCGTATTCTGTCACAGGTGGCAGCCCATAATTCCGACGTCATGAAAATCCTGCCTCCCCTCATCATCACCGAGAAGGAAGTGGATCGTTTTGTCCAAGGTCTCGACGATACCCTGACAGAATGCCGTAAATTCCCCGGCCCTGTCTGGGAACTCGGCCAGAATTTCTTTAAGGCAGCCCTTCAAAATAAAGCACAAAAAGAAGGTAAATCCGATCTCGTCGAAGCGTAG
- a CDS encoding DUF4147 domain-containing protein has protein sequence MNPRPVFEELVESALRAVCPVEAILSHVRRRGSKLRVDREIFDLARFDEIRLIAVGKAAVPMAATLIPMIGDKLSKGVIVTKKGYFKKPAVVSGKTISVKFDQRMTVIESGHPLPDRNSLRAGRAIADTAANCSRETLVLCCISGGASALAILPKPGISLASYRDVNKILLASGADIMTVNGIRKALDRIKGGGLAQMAQPAQVVSLIISDVMGDPIPIIASGPTHHPRARNFLIANNAQACRAAAIYARKSGFKTRIVTTELRGEAKKAGAQIAQDIAAAPPKTCLIYGGESTVTLKGKTGKGGRNQELVLAAAIALSKSGGHPQIALVSFGTDGIDGMSNAAGAFCTPETVAHGKSKGLSAQKLLREHNSHIFFKAIGQLITTGQTGTNVADVVVAVKF, from the coding sequence ATGAACCCACGTCCTGTCTTTGAGGAGCTGGTGGAGTCCGCGCTCCGGGCGGTTTGTCCCGTTGAGGCGATCCTATCCCATGTGAGACGGCGCGGGAGCAAATTGCGCGTAGATCGGGAAATTTTCGACTTGGCGCGATTTGACGAAATCCGGTTGATCGCCGTCGGAAAAGCAGCGGTGCCCATGGCCGCGACCCTGATCCCGATGATCGGGGATAAACTCTCAAAAGGGGTCATTGTCACAAAAAAAGGGTATTTTAAAAAGCCCGCCGTGGTCTCTGGAAAAACGATTTCCGTAAAGTTTGACCAAAGAATGACCGTCATCGAATCCGGGCATCCCCTCCCCGACCGGAATAGCCTTCGTGCAGGCCGGGCCATTGCTGACACGGCAGCAAATTGCTCTAGGGAAACCCTTGTGCTTTGTTGTATCTCCGGCGGGGCATCGGCCTTGGCCATCCTCCCGAAGCCCGGCATCAGCCTGGCCTCTTACCGGGACGTGAATAAAATACTTTTAGCCAGCGGAGCCGACATCATGACAGTCAATGGTATCCGCAAAGCCCTCGACCGGATCAAAGGTGGAGGCTTGGCGCAAATGGCCCAGCCCGCGCAAGTTGTTTCACTGATTATTTCTGATGTCATGGGGGATCCGATTCCGATCATCGCCTCCGGCCCGACTCATCATCCACGCGCACGGAATTTTCTCATCGCCAATAATGCCCAAGCCTGCCGTGCCGCTGCCATTTATGCCCGGAAATCAGGATTCAAAACTCGGATCGTTACCACTGAACTAAGGGGTGAAGCCAAAAAGGCGGGCGCACAAATAGCGCAAGATATCGCCGCCGCCCCTCCCAAAACCTGCCTGATCTATGGCGGGGAATCCACCGTCACCCTCAAAGGCAAAACGGGTAAAGGCGGGCGCAACCAAGAACTCGTCCTCGCGGCGGCTATCGCACTCTCCAAATCCGGGGGCCATCCGCAAATTGCTCTGGTTTCCTTCGGCACCGACGGGATTGATGGTATGTCAAATGCTGCGGGAGCCTTTTGTACCCCTGAAACCGTTGCCCACGGCAAATCAAAGGGACTATCAGCTCAAAAACTCCTCCGTGAACATAACAGCCATATTTTTTTCAAGGCCATCGGACAACTCATCACCACCGGACAAACCGGCACTAACGTCGCTGATGTCGTGGTCGCCGTTAAATTCTAA